In Halobacteriovorax marinus SJ, the following proteins share a genomic window:
- a CDS encoding M20/M25/M40 family metallo-hydrolase — MKNSLRWISLSLLLSASVNAAPSKKLITIDSDAVNFTNKMFAQKMMKIKSVEGISLLEIDENSIEELSHEMHEKFHRCGGFMVHDSIEDALETLNSSELRNFAKSAPFADYSITEEDTVKELITQVSEKNITEVIKKLSSYKNRYYKSQSGVDAVHWIRDRWTSLVAHRSDAKVELYEHSSWDQPSVILTIEGTTDETIVIGGHADSIAGFWGRANAHAPGADDNASGIATMTEVIRVFANSGYKPTKTIKFMGYAAEEVGLLGSKAIAKEMKQKNANIVGVLQLDMTNFKGSDLDIVMMTDYTNQQQNEFIGTLLDKYLPTVSWGYDRCGYGCSDHASWHGQGFPASMPFESKKRDMNHNIHTARDTIEQSRGGSLHAVKFAKLALAYAVELDR; from the coding sequence ATGAAGAATTCGTTGAGATGGATTTCACTTTCTTTACTCTTAAGCGCATCAGTAAATGCTGCCCCAAGTAAGAAATTAATCACAATTGATAGCGACGCGGTGAACTTCACTAATAAAATGTTCGCGCAAAAAATGATGAAAATTAAAAGTGTTGAGGGAATCTCTTTACTAGAGATTGATGAGAACTCAATTGAAGAACTTAGTCATGAGATGCATGAGAAGTTTCATAGATGTGGTGGCTTCATGGTTCACGACTCAATTGAAGATGCTCTAGAAACTTTAAACTCTAGTGAGCTAAGAAATTTTGCCAAGTCAGCTCCATTTGCAGACTATTCAATTACAGAAGAAGACACAGTAAAAGAGCTAATCACTCAAGTAAGTGAAAAGAATATTACTGAAGTGATCAAGAAATTATCTAGCTACAAAAATAGATACTATAAGTCACAAAGTGGAGTTGATGCTGTTCACTGGATTCGCGATCGTTGGACAAGTCTAGTTGCCCATAGAAGTGATGCCAAGGTTGAGCTCTACGAGCACTCTAGCTGGGATCAGCCTTCAGTTATTCTAACAATTGAGGGAACAACTGATGAGACGATTGTTATTGGTGGTCACGCTGACTCAATAGCAGGTTTCTGGGGAAGAGCGAATGCTCACGCTCCTGGAGCAGATGACAACGCTTCTGGTATTGCTACAATGACTGAGGTTATTAGAGTATTTGCGAACTCTGGATATAAGCCAACAAAGACAATTAAGTTTATGGGCTATGCAGCTGAAGAAGTAGGACTTCTAGGTTCAAAGGCCATTGCGAAAGAAATGAAGCAAAAGAATGCAAATATTGTAGGAGTTCTACAATTAGATATGACGAACTTCAAAGGTTCTGACTTAGATATCGTTATGATGACTGATTACACTAATCAGCAACAAAATGAATTTATTGGAACTCTCTTAGATAAGTATTTACCAACTGTGAGTTGGGGATATGATAGATGTGGATATGGTTGTTCTGATCACGCATCATGGCATGGACAAGGCTTCCCAGCTTCAATGCCTTTTGAGTCAAAGAAAAGAGATATGAATCACAATATTCATACTGCTCGTGATACAATAGAACAATCTAGAGGTGGTTCTCTTCACGCAGTAAAGTTTGCGAAGCTTGCTCTAGCATATGCAGTAGAGCTGGATCGTTAG
- a CDS encoding NAD(P)H-dependent flavin oxidoreductase has protein sequence MIKTWLTETFKIKYPIIMAPMFLVSNNEMLIEASKCGIMGCIPALNWRTPELFEEGIKELKEKCEGPFGINLIVNKSNVHLKKQIEICEKYVPDFIITSLGSPEEVIKKCGAKGTKVICDIVDLEYAKKVESLGADALIAVNSGAGGHAGPTPTSILVPLLREHCKIPVISAGGVGTGSALFSTLALGAEGASIGSPFIATVESGVSQEYKQAAVDFGAKDIVMTSRVSGTPCTVINTPYVQKIGTEQNFVESYLNKNKQLKKYAKMLTYYKGMKAIEKAAFSATFKTVWCAGPSIEFSHNIEPIKVIVDRLISEYETSVKEFQDRMI, from the coding sequence ATGATAAAAACGTGGCTTACAGAGACCTTTAAAATTAAATATCCCATCATTATGGCACCTATGTTTCTCGTTTCTAATAATGAAATGTTAATTGAAGCATCTAAATGTGGAATTATGGGCTGTATTCCCGCTCTCAACTGGAGAACTCCAGAGCTTTTCGAAGAAGGGATTAAGGAGTTAAAAGAAAAATGCGAGGGACCTTTTGGTATAAATCTCATCGTGAATAAATCAAATGTTCATCTAAAGAAGCAAATAGAAATTTGTGAGAAATATGTCCCTGACTTCATCATAACTTCCCTAGGAAGTCCCGAAGAAGTTATTAAGAAATGCGGTGCTAAGGGCACTAAGGTCATTTGCGATATTGTCGATTTAGAATACGCAAAGAAAGTTGAGTCTCTTGGGGCAGATGCACTTATTGCAGTAAACTCTGGAGCAGGTGGGCACGCAGGCCCAACTCCAACTTCTATTCTCGTTCCACTCTTAAGAGAGCATTGTAAAATTCCTGTGATAAGTGCAGGTGGAGTTGGTACAGGTTCAGCTCTCTTTTCAACTCTAGCTCTAGGAGCAGAGGGTGCCTCAATTGGTTCTCCATTTATTGCGACTGTTGAGAGTGGAGTGTCTCAAGAATATAAGCAAGCTGCTGTAGACTTTGGTGCTAAAGATATTGTTATGACTTCAAGAGTTTCTGGTACTCCATGTACTGTGATCAATACACCATATGTTCAAAAAATAGGAACTGAGCAAAATTTTGTTGAATCTTATTTGAATAAGAATAAGCAGTTAAAGAAGTATGCCAAGATGCTTACTTACTACAAGGGAATGAAGGCCATTGAGAAAGCCGCCTTCTCTGCTACTTTTAAAACAGTTTGGTGTGCGGGACCATCAATAGAGTTCTCTCACAATATCGAACCTATTAAAGTTATAGTCGATAGACTTATTAGTGAATATGAAACTTCAGTAAAAGAATTTCAAGATCGAATGATTTAA
- a CDS encoding saccharopine dehydrogenase, whose amino-acid sequence MSATFILRKEFKNSERRTPLTPSDAKKLLDLGHKVKVEACSDRIFKNKEYIDIGCELIEEKSWINEDKESFILGLKELPVDDFSLEHRHIYFAHIYKGQSGAKEVIKRYTSGGGKHFDLEYLVGKDGRRVAAFGKWAGFIGAAISLDRFYQKQSGQNYLELKSFENIEELYSQITKHRKDAGQEPKAIVIGALGRCGSGAKEVFDHFGVETTSWDYEETKRGGPFPEIKMHDIFINCVLMTTKIPPFVSREMLQTNKKLSIIGDVSCDPTSDLNPIPIYDHITSWKEPFLKTCDLELLAVDNLPSLLPRESSIDFSSQLIEHLINLANEGEENHVWKASLDIFKKHSL is encoded by the coding sequence ATGAGTGCTACATTTATCTTAAGAAAAGAATTTAAAAATTCAGAGAGAAGAACACCTCTTACACCAAGTGATGCAAAGAAACTCCTAGACCTAGGTCATAAAGTTAAAGTTGAGGCCTGTAGCGACAGAATATTTAAAAATAAAGAGTATATTGATATTGGCTGTGAGCTCATTGAAGAGAAATCGTGGATAAATGAAGACAAGGAATCCTTTATCTTAGGACTTAAGGAGCTACCTGTAGATGACTTCTCTCTAGAGCATAGACATATTTACTTTGCCCATATCTACAAGGGACAAAGTGGAGCAAAGGAAGTAATTAAGCGCTATACAAGTGGTGGCGGTAAGCACTTTGACCTAGAGTATCTTGTAGGAAAAGACGGGCGAAGAGTTGCAGCATTTGGAAAGTGGGCAGGCTTCATTGGTGCGGCCATTAGTCTAGATCGTTTTTATCAAAAGCAGTCTGGGCAAAACTACTTAGAGTTAAAATCTTTTGAAAATATAGAAGAGCTTTATTCACAAATTACAAAGCATAGAAAGGATGCAGGCCAAGAACCTAAGGCGATAGTCATCGGTGCTCTCGGTCGATGTGGTTCAGGAGCAAAGGAAGTTTTTGATCACTTTGGGGTAGAGACTACTTCTTGGGACTACGAAGAAACTAAGAGAGGCGGTCCATTTCCAGAAATAAAAATGCATGACATCTTTATTAACTGTGTCTTGATGACCACAAAGATTCCTCCCTTTGTTTCAAGAGAAATGTTACAAACCAATAAAAAGCTCTCTATCATCGGTGACGTGAGTTGCGACCCAACCAGTGACCTAAATCCTATTCCAATTTATGATCATATTACTTCTTGGAAAGAGCCATTCTTAAAGACTTGTGACTTAGAGCTATTAGCTGTGGATAATCTTCCCTCTCTACTACCTAGAGAGAGTTCTATTGATTTTTCATCTCAACTTATTGAGCATCTAATTAATTTAGCAAATGAAGGTGAAGAGAATCACGTTTGGAAGGCAAGTTTAGATATCTTTAAAAAGCACTCGCTATAA
- a CDS encoding M3 family metallopeptidase, producing MNPILNEYKTVFATVPFEEIKNEHFLPALEEGIRLGKENIEKIKSNTEEATFENTILALENSSEILDKTAEVFFNLLSAETNDELQEIAKEFSPKLTAYGNDVGLDADLFVKIKAVWDKKDSLNLDAEDLKLLEKNYKSFVRNGALLNEEGKEKLRKIDEELSTLGLKFGDNNLKETNKFIMVLDSEDDLKGLPAGEVEAAAMLAKEKGHEGKWAVTLDYPSLIPFMTYAENRELRKRLYMANGTKSCKGDELDNKEVIKRMAELRHQRAKLLGYESHAHFTLEERMAANPKTVTDFLDDFLSKAKDQAKKEIEDLQKYAVENGGPSDLQNWDYAFWAEKLKKDKFSIDDEMLKPYFKLENVIDGVFQVANKLYGLNFKKNDEMQKYHKDVMTYEVTDESGRHIAVFYADFFPRAGKRNGAWMTAYRGQSNVDGVEKRPHISIVCNFTKPTETKPSLLTFNEVTTLFHEFGHALHGMLADTKYESLSGTNVFWDFVELPSQILENWAYEKECLDLFAKHYETGEVIPSELIQKIKDSATFHEGRATLRQISFCLLDMAWHSGDTTAISNPETFEKEAMKPASLLPDVDGTMMSTSFGHIFAGGYSSGYYSYKWAEVLDADAFEHFKENGIFNREIATKFKDNILSKGGTEHPMELYKKFRGAEPTPDALLRRGGLI from the coding sequence ATGAATCCAATACTTAATGAATATAAGACAGTTTTCGCAACTGTACCATTTGAAGAAATTAAAAATGAACACTTTCTTCCTGCGCTTGAAGAGGGGATTCGTTTAGGTAAAGAGAATATCGAAAAAATCAAAAGTAATACTGAAGAGGCGACTTTTGAAAATACAATTCTTGCACTTGAGAACTCAAGCGAAATCTTAGATAAGACAGCAGAAGTATTTTTCAATCTTCTTTCTGCAGAAACAAATGATGAGCTACAAGAGATTGCAAAAGAATTTTCTCCAAAGCTAACTGCTTATGGAAATGACGTAGGTCTTGATGCTGATTTATTTGTAAAGATTAAGGCGGTTTGGGACAAAAAAGATTCTTTAAATTTAGATGCTGAAGATCTAAAGCTTTTAGAAAAGAATTATAAATCTTTTGTTAGAAATGGAGCTCTTTTAAATGAAGAAGGAAAAGAGAAGTTAAGAAAGATCGATGAAGAACTTTCAACTTTAGGTCTTAAGTTTGGAGACAATAATCTAAAAGAGACAAATAAATTTATTATGGTTCTTGATTCTGAGGACGATCTGAAGGGGCTACCGGCCGGTGAAGTTGAAGCGGCTGCAATGCTTGCTAAAGAGAAAGGCCACGAAGGAAAGTGGGCAGTAACTCTAGATTATCCAAGCTTAATTCCTTTCATGACTTATGCTGAGAATAGAGAGCTTAGAAAAAGACTTTATATGGCCAACGGGACTAAGTCTTGTAAGGGTGACGAATTAGATAATAAAGAAGTTATAAAGAGAATGGCGGAGCTAAGACATCAAAGAGCAAAACTTCTTGGTTATGAGTCACACGCTCACTTTACTCTTGAAGAGAGAATGGCCGCTAATCCAAAAACAGTAACAGATTTCTTAGATGATTTCTTATCAAAAGCAAAAGATCAGGCCAAGAAAGAAATTGAAGACCTTCAAAAATATGCAGTTGAAAATGGTGGGCCGAGTGATTTACAAAACTGGGACTATGCTTTTTGGGCAGAGAAGTTGAAGAAAGATAAGTTTAGTATTGATGATGAAATGCTAAAGCCATACTTCAAATTAGAGAATGTTATTGATGGTGTTTTTCAAGTTGCAAATAAACTTTACGGTCTTAATTTTAAAAAGAACGATGAGATGCAAAAGTATCACAAAGATGTGATGACTTATGAAGTAACTGATGAGTCTGGAAGACATATTGCTGTATTCTATGCAGACTTTTTCCCAAGAGCTGGAAAGAGAAATGGTGCATGGATGACTGCTTATAGAGGTCAGTCAAATGTTGATGGAGTAGAGAAGAGACCACATATCTCAATTGTTTGTAACTTTACTAAACCAACTGAGACGAAGCCTTCGCTTCTAACATTTAATGAAGTGACAACTCTCTTCCACGAATTTGGACACGCTCTTCATGGAATGCTAGCGGATACGAAGTATGAAAGTCTTTCTGGGACAAATGTATTTTGGGACTTTGTAGAGTTACCTTCACAGATTCTTGAGAACTGGGCCTATGAAAAAGAGTGTCTCGACTTATTTGCGAAACACTATGAGACGGGAGAAGTTATTCCTAGTGAATTAATTCAGAAGATCAAAGATAGTGCCACTTTCCATGAGGGAAGAGCTACTCTTAGACAGATAAGTTTCTGTTTATTAGATATGGCATGGCATAGTGGTGATACGACTGCAATTTCTAATCCTGAAACTTTTGAGAAAGAAGCGATGAAGCCAGCTAGCTTATTACCAGATGTAGATGGAACAATGATGTCTACATCTTTTGGCCATATCTTTGCCGGTGGATATTCATCAGGGTATTACTCATATAAGTGGGCCGAGGTTCTTGACGCTGATGCATTTGAACACTTTAAAGAAAATGGTATCTTCAATAGAGAAATTGCCACTAAGTTCAAAGATAATATTTTATCTAAAGGTGGAACTGAGCATCCGATGGAACTTTATAAGAAGTTTAGAGGAGCTGAGCCAACACCTGATGCTCTCCTTAGAAGAGGCGGATTAATTTAA
- a CDS encoding Npt1/Npt2 family nucleotide transporter, giving the protein MANKNYFDDLKKMLLELSSEKKRGLILGSISLFFLFFSYPMIRSAAEAIFLDTYGAKKSPHVWFYSIIALSFTVTLFNKFQTNNSVHKVYWGIGSITAVIFCIALYFLHSGQNIFAYIFYIWKEVYIVLMVHSVLAFINSILSYKVAKTIYGPMGALGSIGGILGGVITSSSSSVLGGAEGIALIGTFFILISCSFFQMTGTKFDQLDKIDNRKNESPLHSILEVKNYVFLIALVIILTQFCINLTNFKFNILLERFVHTKSEKVSYLGNLYSAINGISLFMQVLIIPLLFNIVKNRTIHFFIPIFFFLVSGLSFSFGGATLFPVMLTFVLFKGTDYSLFAAAKEMLYFPLIARQKFGAKYVVDMLIYRMAKGVISLVLVFYQSETFVEYCLAICLIAWIFVLIPLFRQQEKVLNQNKEYL; this is encoded by the coding sequence ATGGCGAATAAAAATTACTTTGATGATTTGAAGAAAATGTTACTTGAGTTAAGCTCAGAAAAAAAACGAGGATTAATTCTAGGAAGTATAAGTCTCTTCTTTCTTTTCTTCTCTTACCCAATGATTAGAAGTGCTGCCGAGGCCATATTTCTAGATACGTATGGAGCTAAGAAATCTCCACATGTTTGGTTCTATTCAATCATAGCTCTTAGCTTTACAGTTACTCTCTTTAATAAATTTCAAACCAATAACTCTGTTCACAAAGTCTATTGGGGAATTGGTTCAATCACCGCAGTTATTTTCTGTATTGCACTCTACTTTCTGCACAGCGGGCAGAATATCTTTGCTTACATCTTCTATATTTGGAAAGAAGTCTACATTGTCTTAATGGTTCACTCAGTTCTGGCATTCATAAATTCGATTCTTAGCTATAAAGTTGCAAAGACAATTTATGGCCCTATGGGTGCGCTGGGTTCAATTGGGGGAATTCTTGGAGGGGTGATTACTTCAAGCTCTTCCTCTGTTCTAGGTGGAGCGGAGGGAATTGCGCTAATAGGTACATTCTTTATTTTAATTTCATGCTCATTCTTTCAAATGACGGGAACAAAGTTTGATCAATTAGATAAAATTGATAATAGAAAGAATGAGTCTCCATTGCACTCTATTTTAGAAGTTAAGAATTATGTCTTTCTCATTGCCTTAGTTATCATTTTGACTCAGTTCTGTATTAACCTTACGAATTTTAAATTCAATATTCTACTGGAGAGGTTCGTACACACTAAGAGTGAGAAAGTTTCTTATTTAGGAAATCTATACTCCGCTATAAATGGAATCTCTCTCTTTATGCAAGTTCTCATTATTCCGCTTCTCTTCAATATTGTAAAAAATAGGACAATCCACTTCTTTATTCCTATTTTCTTCTTTCTGGTCTCGGGGTTAAGTTTTTCATTTGGAGGGGCAACTCTCTTTCCTGTGATGCTCACTTTCGTGCTCTTCAAAGGGACTGACTACTCATTGTTCGCAGCGGCAAAAGAGATGCTATATTTTCCACTTATCGCTAGACAAAAGTTTGGGGCGAAGTATGTTGTTGATATGCTGATCTATAGGATGGCAAAAGGGGTCATTTCTCTTGTTTTAGTGTTCTATCAAAGCGAAACCTTCGTAGAATATTGCTTGGCCATTTGTCTAATTGCATGGATTTTTGTATTAATTCCATTGTTTAGACAACAAGAGAAAGTATTAAATCAAAATAAGGAGTATTTATGA
- a CDS encoding metal-dependent transcriptional regulator: MTAKTHEIELSHSMAHYLLTIHKLKESRGFARVTDIAKDLGLTKGSVSTALNNLKKKGFVEEEEDCKFLILTDKGHDEVHRILSSRTLLYYFLKDFVGVSEDTAERDSCLMEHLMSSETSTKFFDFMKNLACTCERIEKEGGKVPTGFNFQSSLDFCEFDSAEKFFESQTGDSHLSEKE; the protein is encoded by the coding sequence ATGACAGCAAAAACACATGAAATAGAATTATCACACTCAATGGCCCACTACCTTTTAACGATCCATAAGTTAAAGGAGAGTAGAGGTTTTGCTAGAGTTACTGATATTGCAAAAGATCTCGGTCTAACAAAGGGAAGTGTATCTACGGCCCTTAATAACTTGAAGAAGAAAGGCTTTGTCGAAGAGGAAGAAGACTGTAAGTTTTTAATCCTAACAGACAAGGGTCACGATGAAGTTCATAGAATTCTTTCTTCAAGAACTCTTCTATACTACTTCTTAAAAGACTTTGTTGGAGTAAGTGAAGATACTGCTGAGCGCGACTCGTGCCTTATGGAGCACCTCATGAGTTCTGAGACTAGTACAAAGTTCTTTGATTTCATGAAGAACCTTGCTTGTACTTGTGAGAGAATTGAAAAAGAAGGTGGCAAAGTTCCTACTGGGTTTAACTTCCAGTCGTCGCTAGACTTCTGCGAATTTGATTCCGCTGAGAAGTTCTTTGAAAGCCAAACTGGTGATTCTCATCTAAGTGAAAAAGAGTAA
- a CDS encoding thiol-disulfide oxidoreductase DCC family protein, whose product MEEVYERKEFSPILLFDSECPLCERFANSIARMESTEHIKLEPLSNSNLYQDFPILNYEQCKKEVHLLLSKDQVLKGAKVIEYLITLNPKVKKISWLIQSNAGQKALDIFYKSSNLYRESLLNRCPKCKNN is encoded by the coding sequence ATGGAAGAAGTTTACGAGAGAAAAGAATTCTCCCCCATTCTCCTCTTCGATAGTGAATGCCCACTATGCGAGAGATTTGCGAACTCAATTGCAAGAATGGAGTCTACGGAACATATAAAGCTCGAGCCTCTCTCCAATTCGAATCTCTATCAAGACTTCCCTATTTTAAATTATGAACAATGCAAGAAAGAAGTTCACTTACTTCTTAGTAAGGACCAGGTTCTAAAGGGTGCTAAGGTTATCGAGTACTTGATCACTCTAAATCCTAAAGTCAAAAAAATCTCTTGGCTTATTCAGTCTAACGCGGGTCAAAAAGCACTTGATATTTTCTATAAATCCTCAAATCTCTACCGCGAGTCATTGCTAAATAGATGCCCAAAATGTAAGAATAATTAA
- a CDS encoding polyprenol monophosphomannose synthase, whose protein sequence is MLPFEKTLIIIPTYNEIDNIERMITTLFSLHQGVHLLIIEDGSPDGTADVVKKYQEQYPEQLHMIQRTGKLGLGTAYVTGFKWALERKYEFVFEMDCDFSHDPAQVPDLLEAAQSNDLVIGSRYIDGIRIINWPFRRLLLSYLASIYTRFVTNIPVYDTTGGFKCFTRKALESLNLDKIISKGYIFQLELNYKVWSKGLRVKEVPIIFYERRDGQSKMAGGIIFEALFSVLRLRVHKILGKL, encoded by the coding sequence TTGCTGCCATTTGAGAAAACACTCATCATTATTCCTACATATAACGAAATTGATAATATCGAGAGAATGATTACAACTCTCTTTTCGCTTCACCAAGGTGTGCACCTACTCATTATTGAAGACGGTTCACCAGACGGAACAGCAGATGTAGTGAAAAAGTATCAAGAGCAGTACCCAGAGCAGTTACACATGATCCAAAGAACAGGGAAGCTTGGACTTGGAACGGCCTATGTCACAGGGTTTAAATGGGCCCTTGAAAGAAAGTATGAATTTGTTTTCGAAATGGATTGTGACTTCTCTCATGACCCTGCTCAGGTACCAGATCTTCTAGAGGCCGCTCAGTCAAATGACTTAGTTATCGGTTCAAGATATATCGACGGAATCAGAATTATCAACTGGCCATTTAGAAGACTACTCCTCTCTTACTTAGCTTCTATCTACACTCGCTTTGTTACAAATATTCCAGTCTACGATACGACTGGCGGATTTAAGTGCTTTACAAGAAAGGCCCTTGAGTCATTGAACTTAGATAAGATCATTTCTAAGGGTTACATTTTCCAATTGGAATTGAATTATAAAGTTTGGTCAAAGGGATTAAGAGTTAAAGAAGTTCCGATTATTTTTTATGAGAGAAGAGATGGTCAATCTAAGATGGCCGGTGGAATAATCTTTGAAGCTCTCTTCTCAGTTCTACGCCTCAGAGTTCACAAGATCTTAGGTAAATTATAA
- the rpiB gene encoding ribose 5-phosphate isomerase B: MKIYIGCDHAAFEEKEILKKFLTDLGHQIDDVGTHENSRCDYPDYASALAKGVVRDGVKGILLCGSGIGVSMVANRYKGARAALCRTEKDAILSIEHNNANILCVGARINTMDEIKSITKAWLGAEFQEGRHTDRVAMFNDIGEDV; this comes from the coding sequence ATGAAAATCTATATTGGCTGCGACCATGCAGCATTTGAAGAAAAAGAAATCTTAAAGAAATTCTTAACAGACTTAGGTCATCAAATTGATGATGTAGGAACTCATGAGAACTCACGTTGTGACTATCCTGATTACGCTAGTGCACTGGCTAAAGGTGTAGTGAGAGATGGCGTAAAAGGTATTCTTCTATGTGGCTCAGGGATTGGTGTTTCAATGGTTGCGAATCGCTACAAAGGAGCTAGAGCGGCTCTTTGTAGAACAGAGAAAGATGCAATACTTTCAATCGAGCACAATAATGCAAATATACTTTGTGTTGGTGCTAGAATAAATACAATGGATGAAATTAAAAGTATCACTAAGGCATGGCTTGGAGCTGAGTTTCAAGAAGGGCGACACACTGATAGAGTCGCAATGTTTAATGATATTGGAGAAGATGTATAA
- the ahcY gene encoding adenosylhomocysteinase, which translates to MEFTDYKVKDISLADWGRKEITIAESEMPGLMALREEFGPSQPLKGAKIAGCLHMTIQTAVLMETLVALGAEVRWSSCNIFSTQDHAAAAMAAAGIPVFAWKGLTEEEFDWCIEKTLKWADGSALNMILDDGGDLTNMVHDKFPELIEGIKGLSEETTTGVHRLYERVEKGTLKMPAININDSVTKSKFDNLYGCRESLVDGIKRATDVMIAGKVCVVAGYGDVGKGSAQSLKGLGGRVIVTEIDPICALQAAMEGFEVMPMDDAAKIGDIFVTTTGCYDVIAARHMDMMKDNAIISNIGHFDNEIDVAHLNKNYDKVNIKPQVDQYISKDGRRLILLAEGRLVNLGCATGHPSFVMSNSFTNQVMAQMELWDNSDKYENKVYMLPKHLDEKVARLHLERIGVRLDTLSKDQAAYLSVPVEGPYKPNHYRY; encoded by the coding sequence ATGGAATTTACTGACTACAAAGTAAAAGATATCTCACTTGCGGACTGGGGACGTAAGGAAATTACAATCGCTGAATCTGAAATGCCAGGTCTAATGGCACTTAGAGAAGAGTTTGGACCGTCTCAGCCACTAAAAGGTGCTAAGATTGCTGGTTGTCTTCACATGACAATTCAAACTGCAGTACTTATGGAGACACTTGTTGCTCTAGGTGCTGAAGTAAGATGGTCTTCTTGTAATATTTTCTCTACTCAAGATCACGCTGCTGCTGCTATGGCCGCTGCTGGAATTCCTGTTTTCGCATGGAAAGGTCTTACAGAAGAAGAGTTTGACTGGTGTATTGAGAAGACTCTTAAGTGGGCCGACGGTTCTGCACTTAATATGATTCTTGATGACGGTGGTGATTTAACGAATATGGTTCATGACAAATTCCCAGAGCTAATCGAAGGAATTAAAGGTCTTTCTGAAGAAACGACTACAGGTGTTCACAGACTTTATGAAAGAGTTGAAAAGGGAACACTTAAAATGCCTGCAATTAATATTAACGATTCAGTAACTAAGTCTAAGTTTGATAATCTTTACGGATGTAGAGAGTCACTTGTAGACGGAATCAAGAGAGCGACAGATGTAATGATCGCTGGAAAAGTTTGTGTTGTTGCTGGTTACGGTGATGTTGGAAAAGGTTCAGCTCAATCTCTTAAGGGATTAGGTGGACGTGTTATCGTTACTGAAATTGATCCAATCTGTGCACTTCAAGCTGCAATGGAAGGATTTGAAGTAATGCCAATGGATGATGCTGCTAAAATCGGAGACATCTTTGTTACAACAACTGGTTGTTACGATGTAATCGCTGCTCGTCACATGGATATGATGAAGGACAATGCTATTATTTCAAATATCGGTCACTTCGATAACGAAATTGATGTAGCTCACCTGAACAAAAACTACGACAAAGTAAATATTAAGCCACAAGTTGATCAGTATATTAGCAAAGACGGAAGAAGATTAATTCTTCTTGCTGAAGGTAGACTTGTGAACTTAGGTTGTGCAACTGGGCACCCATCATTTGTTATGTCTAACTCATTTACAAACCAAGTTATGGCGCAAATGGAGTTATGGGATAACTCTGATAAGTATGAAAACAAAGTTTACATGCTTCCTAAGCACCTTGATGAGAAAGTTGCAAGACTTCACCTTGAAAGAATTGGTGTAAGACTTGATACTCTTTCTAAAGATCAAGCGGCTTACTTATCAGTTCCTGTTGAAGGACCTTATAAGCCAAACCACTACAGATACTAA